The Coffea arabica cultivar ET-39 chromosome 2c, Coffea Arabica ET-39 HiFi, whole genome shotgun sequence genome includes the window TTGTCTGGGAATTTGTCCCTTTTTTTGTGCTAGTTACTGTAGAGGAATCTGACCTTTTCTTGGACATAATTCGTTTGTTCTTTGGTACTCTTATTTGATGAGAAGTAACTGCAAGATACGATCTAAGTGTTGATACAGCTAGGAGCCTGGGACTACAACGTCATAGTGCTGAGTTCATTCTttggtttttattttctttcttgtcaTGGACAATACTTCTATTTCATCTTATAGTAATACATTTTGAAGCACTTTTATATGCTTAATAACATATTGGCCAACTGGCTATCCGGGTCTACCTCTAGGTGAAGCATATATAAAGCCAGGGGACAATATCACATGACTAGATTATGGCCCTAATTAGTTGGTGCAGTTCATTTTAATCATAGGAAAATATCCTTGAACCTTCAATTCTTGGGAGATTTGATATACGTGTTTTTTGGGAGGAGATGGCCAGGTGGAGGAGGTGATAGGCCTGAATACAGGCGGGCAGAAGAGTTGGATAGAAGAATAATAGAGGTGGTAACTGATAAGCACCTGTCTCCATTATTAAGATATATCAAGTGCAATCGCTGCATCCTAATTTCTTTTGTGCAGCAGCTCTATTAGTTAATAAACAAATCAAAGATCCTCATTATATTTATCATCCACTTGGTTTTCACACATTTTCTCAGTGATTTCATACTTGTCAACTTCTCTTGTTAACTGTTTCTAGCTATGTAATTAAATATAGTGACTATGAAAAGGGTCCATGGAAATTATGATGTTATtaaatttatacatttttttttgtgtacaGCAATCCAGTTCTGGTACCCAAATGGTCATGGACATTCCCCTCTGATATTGCCTGTGAACAGGGCTTAGGGGCCCTTTATTTTTACTAATTAAATGCTTTACAAATCTTAGTCTGTGATCTTACTTTGTCACGAGGGCAATTGGAATATGGCACCTTCATTATTAAGCTTCATTTACATGAAAATAGCTTTGGATTTGCATTTATCTTCTTTGTTGAAATGGTTTAGATGCAATTGGGCAATAGCTTAGTATCCTAATTCCTcaaggtaatttttttttttctgaaaattcATAAGTACCATATCCCAAATGTTGCATTTATGGATAGATACTTGCATGATAATTAAACATAAGAATTGTGTTTGATCGCAATCGTACAGGAAACCATCTCGCAACAAATCTTGTTGGTAAACATCGTAAAAAGCAGTTGGCCTTCTTTTAAGAAACTCTCTAGTTTGCCTCAAAGAAGGAGAGGGGAAAACAAGGAAATTAAAAGATTGCCGTAAATGTACTTCCGTTGGGCTTGCTTGAATAGAGATGGTTAGGGcatcaattgaaatttttttaaatatatttttaagttattttttatcgcacatacatcatattatatatatatatatatatatgtaaaatgTTTTGATAATTTTTATTTGGAAAGTACAATCCAAAGGGAGTCATTTCTTTTCTGTTCTTTTGTACAAATGTAAAAAGATTCTGCATAGCCACCAATAAACAGCATAATGATGCATCAAAAGGACATATGCCAATCGCTGGACCCCTCAACAAAGAACGTTTTGCTACAATTTTGTCTTCACGGTCCTGATTTGATCACTTTTCACCACTCCATCATTTCAATTGTTTTGTTTTTCGCCAATTCTTGGTCAAGGATCCCTTTCATTAGTACTACTACGGAGATATCATAATTTATATTGTTTACACTTCTTTGATCAAACAAATCGTGAGGTTATACGTCGTCCACGTTGGTAATGTAGGTTTTGGTGCATCACGGGCGATTATCAGCTTGTATAATCACATTACTGATgttaaatatgtatatttaaaaGGTATTTCTAATAGGCACTCATAGGACATTCGTTAACACACCTAACATTCACCTAACCTATCACTTATATACACATACTAATAGTTATTACTTTCTCttgtatttatatacatttcttatttaattttacttatcttctcttgtatttatttattttttctaattaatcttatattttaaaaaatgtaatatctgaaatatattttaatgaaTGCCCATTGGATACCTGTTAAACAGATCCTTTTACTGTCAAAATGAGATCAAGAAAAAGCAGCCACAGGAATCCAACTGCTAAGCGCGTTTAGCCAAATACATCTATACTTAATCAAGAAGCTAATAATCTCTGGGGTCCTCCATAACACTGCCCAATTGAATTCAGCAAAAGTAGGAACAGTTCTTCCATTTTGATTGTCACAGATTTGGGAAACACCATTCTTTCAGTGTTCCACGAAAGATTTCAACAGTGCCTGAGGGACCTTTAGTTGATCGTGGTTAACTAGGATTTGCATATTCGATATCTGCATGTCTGCAAAATCATAGGATCCACGCCATGCATTTTGATGGTTCAAGTTTGCAAACAATTTTATAGCAGCGACCTCAGTATACAAGAGCATTGACAGATTTTTAGCAGTCAATTATCCATCAATGTTTCCAATTGAACTAGagaattttgtacattttaacTATGATTGTGCTCGTTATGGAATGAAGGAAATTTAacaatttttcaacaatttttCATATGTCTATGTATGTGTAACTGTTTATTAGCTAAGTTTCCTTCAAGATTTGCCGTACAATGTGTGGTCTTTAATGTATCTCTATGTTCCAATTTAAAATAGTCATTCGACATCTATCAAATAAAATTGCTAACTTGATTTGTGTAGATGGATGAAAATCATTTGTTATTGCCAAATTGGCTAAACTACACACCTATGTCTCATCGAAggtgttatttttttttattttgaaatattccaaaatgtttgtcatcttaataaagtcaaaattacttttaatttttttctaatgTTATCCCTAtcttttcctatttttcatgctacattcaaatttgaaatttgaatttttaagaCAAAATTGTAAATAAAAGCACAAAAATCATAATCGATCATAATCAAAttactatttttaaaaagttagaACTAACCTcgaaatgtgaaaaaaatttAGAACGGAGAGAGTACATGATAatataaaatatagaaaagaaTAAAGAGAAAAGGATTAGAGAAAGCATACATGAAATGTCAACCATAGTAATTGCATTGTGCTATAGGGGTTGCATAATCATGTATGAACTCTCTGAGTGAACATATTGTAGTTGTGGGCTTTTATAGCCAATGTGTAGAACTAATTAAATGACCTTGTACATTATTAGAATTCAAGTGCGGAATAAACAACTATTGAAATATTTagtacacaacaatttaatggtAAATAagatacaagcatgaaagataaacgacatACAATATTTAGACTCCACTATTGAACCTacatccacggagagaaacccgttctttattatgaaaGGAAAATCCTATATCAAAAAACAACTTGAATTCAAACTCAATCCTTATATACCATATTTCATTTTCCAAGAATCCTCTCtcacaccccatgtataaggctatATGATGCTCTTGTGTTTCCTTGTGTGTCTCTTGTGTAGTATGTTAATccacctatttatagataatattatttggccaaaaGCCAAATAACAATTAGAAACCAATTCTAATTTCTAAACTTGTACAGAATAGAAAATAACTTCTAATCGTAAACAAAATAGAATATTCCTTGgctactatttcaagtaactaaaaccaattagaaaactagttatttccacacaaaacaagaaatctacctaaaagaaattaagtcaatttcctaacaaatctccaccttggtgaaaattttttttaacaaccaTTTGTCTTCAACCaccaaataatatggtaccGAATTACACACCCGAATCAATACAGTTctgacaccaaattgattcaatcgacAAATGAACATGTGTAGTTACTTTGAATCTAACCTCCAGTTGACTCGTGAGAAAGTGTCTCAATTCACCATCTCTCTTTGCAGGATTTTTTCTCACCACTACTTGCAATTTGGGATCGCCTTCTGTGAGTTGTAACCCTAACCATTGATGTAATTTGTAATgcccgaaagaaaagaaaaaggaaaattttctggTGATCAGAATTTTTGCAgaatccggccgcatatccgACCAGTTTCTGGTCGGATACTTGGCCGAATTGCTTAggctttttgaaaaaaaattgtttaacttatgccttgaatccggccagcaatccggccgaaaatccggccGAATTGTGACGTGGCACAGGCAGTAGCCAGATTTGGTTGGCtgttttcttcattcttatcttgcttttggctgaaaatatcttcatttctttccttagCTTGGCCGAGCTTCatgagggagaaaagagagaaagaaaacttcaacttcatcctttcatttcttgcttatatcttgagatttcaccgatAGTTTTgaaaactactccatacaagtgtgtACTAAGGAGGTTTAACGCTTTTGATGGAGTGATTTTTGAAAGGAAAGCTCTAAGTtgctagctttcttgagttttgagGTAAATTGGATAAGAAAGTTTCCTTTTGCTTTAATAATGGTTAATTGGTGGTTTGTAGAGATTAGATATGctattttatggatgatttcatgattttaactagagttggaccaatttctgatttattggagaattttctgattttatatgattatggttCGTTGGctatggaatgatagcttgttattgtgtaaaatggagcttgtatacgttagatatgattgtttgcgaaaaatttctagTTTGTGTGAAAATTCcgattttagggtttaatttggggctttcttatggttggttattgaactcttaattggttaagattGAAGGGGGTATTATAACCCTTATTAAGAGTGTTTAATAGCCTATGATGTATCTATGTAATTGTGGTTGATAGTTATGGATTTGGTGATTGTTTGTAAGTTGGAAAAATAGggaatttaaggggaaatgttgtccaatctttgagaacgtttaatcgctgtgagtttgggttaattcttggtagaatgaagaACTTGGACTGGATAGAGGaaactgtctatgatggatgaggattatgagccgtggttggtgagtgaccccaaactattttcaaaactatttatgaattgtttcttgcattatttagttgattgcatatcatgtgtgcttgcatgcgagttcatgacatgatttggtttcaatgaattcttggaaagtcttgtgcttaaaaccaacatctccaccattgtttactgtttatttggagcacaaaTGACTCCCTATTCCTGTTTCACCGTTactggatctatttgagcgttggatgtttagtacaatgatttcactggctcacaagagcaataaacatacatttgattactgattcatgatatcattgaaatgaacgattgtgaaacttatttgattactgatttcaCTGGACACTCGTTGAATTTCTAACTCAccctaaaaatattttattcccctccacagggttcgaggcgaaggaagggcttatagtacttattcatgtgactggatggattatctcaatgtatagtttgaatttgaaactcatcttgtgtaatagttaggattgtatgaatgtttagACTTGAACGGATACATATATATGTTCTACTCCAGAAAATTTGTTTGCTTCGTTTTTGGgaaactagtttccgcttcacttataatatgtaattcttgaagaattggatgtaatatttgagatatatcttgtaatttatttgagaactgtagtgagtgaatgAGTCCCAgtgagagttggacaggcggtctgccgaaccttttggttcgccttaggggaggtGAGgctgttacagttggtatcagagtttaggtttcaaatctctgtagtgtatcctaaatttaaaatttaggatgccggactgtgggtctgatttgacatatcagtgatttcttgtCGGAATGAAAAATCAGACAAGTGGGATTTGGGTAACTCTTAGTGCTTActtggaaatgcttgtttgacttttgcgagatatcttgatctgattagtacaaattggaatgtcgagaacgacattcttttaagggggagttTCTGACGctcgaaagaaaagaaaaaggaaaattttctggTGACTAGAATTTTTGCAGAATTCGGCCGCATATTTGGCCAGTTTCTGGCCCGATATTTGACCGGATTGGTTagacttttttaaaaaaatttgtttaacttctgccttgaatctggccaACAATCCGACCAGATTCCGGTCGGATTGTAACGTAGCACAGACAGCAGCCAGGTTTGACTGGCTGTTTTCTTCGTTCTTATCTTGCTTTTGGTtgaaaatatcttcatttttttccttagcTTGGCCGAGCTTCATGAGggaggaaagagaaaaagaaaacttcaacttcatccttctatttcttgcttatatcttgagatttcaccgatAGTTTTGGAAATTACTCCACACAAGTGTGTACTAAGGAAGTTTAAAACTTTTGGTTGagtgattttgaaagaaaaattctaaattactagctttcttgagttttaaGGTTAGTTGGATAAGAAAGTTCTCTCTTGCTTTAATAATGGTTAATTGGTGGTTTGTAGAAGTTAAATATGctattttatggatgatttcatgattttaactagagttggaccaatttttgatttattggagaatttcctgattttatatgattatggttcgttggtcatggaatgatagcttgttgtggtgtaaaatggagtttGTATACGTTAGATATGATTGTTTGTAGAAAATTTCTAGTTTGTGTGGAAATTTCGATTTTAGGGTTTAGTTTGAGACTTTCTTATGGTTGGTTATTAAACTCTTAATTGGTTAAAATTGAATGGGGTATTATGACCCTTATTAAGAGTGTTTAATAGCCTATGATgtatatgtgtaattgtggttgatagttatggatttgatgattgtttgtaggttggaaaaataAGGAATataaggggaagtgttgtccaaTCTTTGAAAACGTTTAATCGCTgtgagtttgggttaattcttggtagaatgaagaACTTGGACTGGATCGAGGaaactgtctatgatggatgagaattataagctgtggttggtgagtgaccccaaactatttccaaatatacttatgaactgtttcttgcattatttagttgattgcatatcatgtgtgcttgcatgcgagttcatgacatgatttgatttcaatgagttcttggaaagTCTTATGCTTaaaaccaacgtctccaccactgtttactgtttatttggagcacaaaTGGCTCCCTATTCCTGTTTCACTGTTACTGGATCTATTAGAGTGTTGGATGTTTAaatacaatgatttcactagctcacAAGAGTAATAAActtacatttgattactgatttatgatatcattgaaatgaacgattgtgaaacttatttgattactgatttcaCTAGACACCCGCTGAGTTTCCAACtcactccaaaaatattttattcccctctaTAGGGCTTTAGGTGAAGGAAGGgtttgtagtacttattcatgtgattggatggattatctcaatgtatagtttgagtttggaactcatcttgtgtaatagttaggattgtatgaatgtttagACTTGAACGGATGTATGTATATGTTCCAGTCCTGGAAATTTGTTTGTTTCGTTTTTGGgaaactagtttccgcttcatttatgatatgtaattcatggagaattggatgtaatatttgagatatatcttgtaattcatttgagaactgtagtgagtgaatgAGTTCCTGCGAGAGTTCGGCAGGcagtccgtcgaaccctttggttcaccttagggggaggcggggctgtcacacaatTAAGTGGTAAAATCACCATATTTCTTCTCATCATCAGAACTGTCTTGCCACGTGTGGTTTCCAAAACTTCACCTAAAACGATGAACTCGTAACTGTCAGAGTCTTCTGGCACATGAAAATTAGATCTCCTTGTTTCTTTGGGACACATGCCACACCACCcaaaaaatataattgaaatcTAAAAGCCACCGGAATGAAGTCTCAACTGTTGGCGGAATGAGAAAGTTTCCAACGGTTCACGTCCAAAATCAACATTGGACTCCATTTTTTCCTTGACCATTGAATCACTTGTTTAGATTCACCGTCAAGTATTTTCATACTTTTCGACTTTCTATCATTCACCATCAATACTTCTTGTCAAGCGATTGAAACAAGAATATCATCTATTAAATTGCTCAATTGGTAACAGTTGTCGATCCACTTGATCTCAATAGTTAATCAAATCCAACTTTGAACAACTAAACTCTTGATCCAACTATTTAATTTGTTGGGATCCAAGTGCTTGTAAGCAACCCAGTTTTGTaaccaaactctgatactaGTTGTTACGATTCAAGCGCGgaataaacaactattgagatattAAATACACAACAATTCAATGGTAAATAAGATATAAGTATGAAAGATAgacgacacacaatatttaacatgGTTCGGTTCCACCATTGAGCCTACATCCATGGAGAGAAAtccgttctttattatgaaaGGAAAAtcttatacaagaatacaacttgaatccaaacccaacccttgtataccGTCTCTCATCTTCTCCAAGGACCCTCTCTTACACCCTATGTATAAAGCTACATGATACCCTTGTGTCTCTTGTGTAGTATGCCAACCTATCTATTTATAGATAATATTATTTGATCaaaaaccaaataacaattGAAAACCAATTCTAATTTCTAAACTTGTAAAGAATAGGAAATAATTTCTAATTCTAAACTAAATAGAATATTTCTTgactaatatttcaaataattaaaatcaattaaaaaattaGTTACTTCCATAcaaaattaagccaatttcctaacattCATATATTTGTCCATACATTTGTATTGTTGCATGAACGTGAACTTCCCCCGCCGGGGCTGGGAATGTGAACAATGGGAACAAACTCGTAAAACCCTTCCCTGAGCTTAATTTTTGCAAAAGGAGGGATCTATCATAAGATTTTCCAACTTTTAGCCGAATGCAGAAATTTCTGAAAAGCTAGCGAGACAAAGACATCCATCACTGAACGTAGCCAATTGCAGAGGATATCATTTTATATACATGTTGTAGGTGTCTCTAGGCTGCCAAATTATGATGAGTAGTGACGATGGCTGCGGTAATATTTGGAAGATGTTGAAGAGTAAGaaggtgaaaaaaaaattctttttaggATCATTTCACAACACAACAGCCCAATAATTGCTTGGTTGACTTAACTACTTTAACACATTTAATTAAAGTATCTAATTAATTCCATATTAGTTGTTTCCCAGCAACAAGTATGTGGCATGATAAGAGTGGATTTTGGACCCCATTACATCGAGGAATTTAAAGTTGGGGTCTATCATCTTTCCCTTCTCGCATtccattattttttaaaatattgcaaatttggaaggaaactaaataatttaatggattcatgTTGGAATTAATTAATCCTATTCAAACAACTAATTATTTAGCACATTAATTTCTCCACTAATATTACTTTTTCtatattcttcctcttctttacTAGCTCATAGAAGGTATAATTAAAAGGACCAAAGCTATTTAAGACtttgtttgataattcaattcaatatttaaaaataatggATTCATATCTTAACATATTCTGATGCGTTtgataattaaaaattgaacatctgaattaattatgtagcattgaattttttagacaaaatttgctccaaaaaatAAGTAATAAGCTATCACTTATCAGTTAATGAAATATACattcaaatatatcaaatttagtaattaaaaatttaatagtttaatgaattcagatttcatatttcaaacttcagttttaTAAAAAACAAATGTAGTCAAAGTTATTTTTTGTCTTAACAAAAATTCTAGTAAAAAAGAGGTGAGATCTAAAAAGTGGAAGGAAAAAAGATAATTTGTAGCTAAAATCTTTAATTGTTAAAATTTTAACCTTAATCACTGACCTAAAACCTCCTCTGACATGTTCAAAATTACTTGGCTAACCAATTCGAAAGCCATTTCCCTTAGACCAAAACATGGCATGATCTGGACCGTCCCTCATTATGGGCAACCCTTCGCCCCAAGAAGTGTGGGCGTCACTATAAAAAATAGTCTCAAATCCagtgcaataataaaattaaaaaaaaaattccagtacAATAATGAGATTTCTACAGTGCTCTTCTAACTCATGATACTTTTAAGAACCTATATGCTTCTAATTGGACTGCCACAGCATCCTCAGTGGAAAACACCCGAGGGGATTTTCTGACCAGTGTTGGGAAATAAGCAATTAAGGCTCTCAAGAATTACCAATGGTGCATAAATAGAATGCGGGAATGTGCCAAGTAAGGTGTTACTCGATTAGAGCTGAACCATCAAACGAAATTACTACAAATTAAGCAATAAGTATTGCAGCATCTACATCAAAAAATTACCTGAGTCAATCTTTACCAAAAATTATCCAGTCAAAAAATAGTTGATGCCCCTTGTGttataaataaatgataaagaaaaaaaaaacaataaagaaCAAGACATATTGTTGTTGTACCATGCTTGTTCCACCGACTGCTCTGGAGTCACGGGAATCATAAAATGTGATATTTGATACACACGAAAAtcacaataataataatcttAGAGATGATGATGCATTGATCCCTAGCTAATTATAGAtgcacacatatatataatatatttaaaaagaagttgaaaatgaatgagagagagagagagaagaagagggaaagaaaggaacgaagaaagaaagggaaggtGGAAGAAAAGAGGAACAAAAGCACCCAATAAGGGCCCATAACACGTCCCCTCAAGTAGACTCAAGACGTGATCTTCATCTTTCTCCACTGCACTAGAGTCTCTATACCATTTTCTTCAGCTTTCTAGTTTCTCCCCCTTTCTTTCCCTACCATTTCTAGCCAAATTCCCATGAGTTCTTCAACAACAATTATCTCGGCTGAGAGGCCTAGAGATCCTATCGAAGGATCCTCGCGATCCACCGGTGAAAACCACCAGCAGCAGCCCCAGACCACGACCACCTTAAGTCGATATGAATCTCAAAAACGTAGAGACTGGAACACCTTCGGCCAGTACCTAAAAAATCAGAGGCCTCCAGTCTCTTTATCTCAGTGCAACTGCAACCATGTTCTTGAGTTTCTTCGATACCTCGATCAGTTCGGAAAAACTAAGGTTCATTTACATGGTTGTGTATTCTTTGGACAGCCTGATCCTCCTGCTCCTTGTACTTGTCCTCTCAGGCAAGCCTGGGGAAGCTTGGATGCCCTGATTGGAAGGCTTAGAGCTGCATATGAAGAAAACGGAGGATCCCCCGAGACGAATCCTTTCGGTAATGGAGCTATTCGGGTTTATTTACGCGAGGTTAAGGAGTGCCAAGCTAAGGCGAGAGGGATTCcttacaagaagaaaaagaagaagaagaatccaATCAAGCTGCATGAGGATCATCATCAACTCAAGCATTTCAAGCAGTCCACTTGAGCTGCTTAAACGAaagaactggaaaaaaaaatggtaaattttatTCAGACTTTCTTGCATAGTGCATATCCGCATAGTACtgatgacataattttctttcaagaaatgAAATTGGGATACAAATTTAGGCGAAAAATGACGGGTGATGAAAACATACCACCAATTGCACAAGTTTGCTGAAAGATGTGAGTGTGACGGAGGATATAGAAGAATATAGGAAGTTAGACACAGGAATTGTTGGTTAAAAAGTTTAACTATTTGAGGTCAGAACTCAGAAGTCAGGAGGCTCAGAACTCAGGACCACTTGACTAGGCCATACTAGCTCTTGAGTTCATACCTTTCTTGTGATCATCCAAGACTTCAtctcaaaacaacaaaaaacccTAAACCCGCCTAGTGAAAAACCCTAAAAAGCATCAAGTCTAGGCCATTGAACCATGTCGATTTAGGTTTAGGCTTATCCAATAAGAAAGCCTCCGATAGTAGTCTTAGGCTAAGCATATAGCTAAGGAGGTGTGTGGACGGACCAAGTTAATatacttttctctctcatatcatAGTGCAAAAAAACACTGTTAATTAATCTAATTTCCTTATTGAATATCTTTACTTAAATTATGAGCTTTTCAATTGTTTTTGGCTCTTTTGGGATCCGGCATGATTTTGTGCCCCCCATGAATGTCCACATGATACTTACACTCGATCTGCATGTGAGTTTCTACACATATGGATGAGGAAATTGACGCAGACAAATTCTTCCCATGTTGTCTTACAAGCCAAATCTGTGTTGTCGGCTGTCACTCCAGATATTTGAATCTCCTTCCCAACTACCATAACCCTCATTCTGGTGATATGCTACATCGATCTAGAAGTctataaaacaaatgatttttttataaTTCTATTGGCTTATTCTTTATTCATGTTCGTACGTAGTATTGGTTGCTAAGCTTTTAGCAGGTAGCATGTCCCAGAGAGCAAAGTTTTGGAGAATCGATATAACTGACACTAGTCCTTTATTTCCTCTTCTGTCTTTCCAAAAATGTCACAACTTGATTGTCCTCCCTTTAGCCCTCAATGGCCACCCTACCAACCAAAGGACGTACTTCTCCTCAATCCCCAGAAAGAAAAATGATACATGTCTAGTACGTTTTTGATGTCTTGTCATCAGAATTATTAAGCTATATATTGTCTTACGTTTTTAATTTAATTATCACCTCACTTTTTTAAGACAAAAAAGAAGTTGATGAGTATGATCATTGatcctttcttgttttcttccgGGGGCTTATTCTTGAATCTTGAGATTAGTGAATGGATTAGAATAGTAACATAATGAAAGATTAATGTACAGTGACCTAGCACTATGCGTAGTTTCTTGAGACTAGGCATATTGTTCCAAAACTTTCACGAACATGCAAAAGTTAGGATTTTATCTTTGCCTTTGATTGATGGCCTATGACGTCTGACGTAGATCTTTTTTCTGTCTGATATGAAAAAGTTTTTACTAAATCCTGCTTAATCCTTGCAAATTGCTAAAATTTGTTATTTCACTACAAAAGTGAAAGCGTGAATATTGACTCCTTTCTTTTAGCTGGTGGAAGGAATGAGCAAGCAGTGTATAAAAATGGTAATCACAATAATCCATGATACCACACTTGCAAACTCCCACTATTAAAGTCTTGTCTAGTTCATATAATTAAAATTCTTGCACCATTGATCACAGCATTCTTCTTACTTTTCTAATCATTTACTTTCGTAGTGAAAAACCTGTCTCCATGGCCTTTTTGCATTTGAAAacataaaataacaaaaatttctttttaaccTTCCTACTAATCAAGATTCCATTTGAATGTCATAAGCGTTGGTCCGAGTAGTGAACCAACGCTATTCTTCCAGGCAACATACCTGAATATAATACTGAAATCTCTACCGTTGCAGTTCCCACCCCCTTCATTGCCCCTATATCTCTTTACAGTCTAGTGTAGGTATATGTTCCCAATCATGAaaaggccttttttttttttgttagcaaAGGAGTATCTCCAAAATACACTGAATCTCATGTCTCCTTTCTCTACTCAGGGAGCAGCTTTACTTATTTTGATCATGTTTTCATTGCTTTACAATTATTCAAAACTTACCTCCCTATTAATATCGCCT containing:
- the LOC113726164 gene encoding protein LIGHT-DEPENDENT SHORT HYPOCOTYLS 10-like, with the protein product MSSSTTIISAERPRDPIEGSSRSTGENHQQQPQTTTTLSRYESQKRRDWNTFGQYLKNQRPPVSLSQCNCNHVLEFLRYLDQFGKTKVHLHGCVFFGQPDPPAPCTCPLRQAWGSLDALIGRLRAAYEENGGSPETNPFGNGAIRVYLREVKECQAKARGIPYKKKKKKKNPIKLHEDHHQLKHFKQST